gccaaaggcacatgtttactgactgagccacccaggcagcccagcatTCAGGAAGTTTTAAGCTTTCAAAACTGGACTGGCTATTCCACAACATTCTACAGAATAGCTAAGCCGCAGGAGCCTCACACTTCACCAAACCACCAGTGCGGTCACAGAGAAGCAATGAGGACCCTGGCAGGACTCATTACCATCCAGGTTCACAGAAGCAAACTCTGAATGGTCAGAGGTTGACGTGGACAGCAACAATTCACCTAATTATAATCATTGGGCTAGTCCTGTCAGCAAATTCTCTCCCCTGAAGGCACTCAAACTCTATCACGATTCTCCAGAAAAATGAATCTAGAGAACCATGCATAGGGCACAACAGTGTTGAGAATGAGCAGACCCGGGAGCCAGACCACCTGGGTTTGACCCAACTCTGCTGCTCAGTGGCCAGGAGGTGGGAGCAGACGACAGGTCTCCTGGAAGCTATGAGAGAACGTCCTCCCAGGGTGGTGAGAGCAGCATTAGGGTCCAGCTCACGCCCAGAACAAGGCCTGCTCAAGGGCTGCGTCACGTTAGCCCATcacctgaggaaggaaacaggtcTACCCACGCAGTGATGAAACCTTTCCTTCCACTCAACCCATTCCAACCTCCACTTGTTTTCTCGTTGAAGGAGGCCCCAGCTGGGCCCTGAGCCCACCTGGCCTCTGGGCATGATGGCTGtctggggagggcctgggggaaTCTGTGAAGCCGGGATGCACGCTGGCCTCAGCCCTCCTGATCCACGCTCCCCATGCGGCTGTACCCTAGGAGCACTGAGGACACCCTGCAACCTCGTGTGGCTTCCCACACTCTTCTCAGACGTGTCTCTACGATCAAAGCAACCATCTATTCAGAGGTGCAGCATTTGAGTATGTTATAGGATCAAGCCCATAGTCATCCAATAAATCTTGAGAACTCAAATGTTTAAGCTGTTGAAAGTAcccacatattaaaaaaaaaagatccgcTCAAACCCCTTAAGGCATTTGATCAGTACAGTCGGGTGTTTCTTGAACAGGAGATAACAGTTGTTTAAAGGGATGACTTTAATGGAATGAATACAAAAGCTTCTGAGGTAGCACCCCCACCACTGAACATCTCTGAACAAGTAAAACCATGGTTACCAAacagctatttttatttactgtcACATCTACAGTGTCTGAAAAAGGACAGTAATAAATAACTGCAGATGCGTCACAGGACATCCCTTTATTCAGTCACAGCAGTGGGTCTTACTACTACATCTTATTCTCCAGTTTTCCTTATTCTTCAGATTCCCCAGGCTTCCGGATGTCATCAATCTTCAGAATCATTCTAACCATTTGTGTTGCAAGAGAGATCTGCTGCTTTTTGCCAATCAGAGTTTCTATGACATGTTGCTGCTTCATATCTGGAAAACACAGATTAtcctaaatgtatttattattcataattttgCTCTCATTTATACAATCAtgccaaaacttaaaaaaaccaaTCTACAAGAATCCCTCAGTCCCAGCTACAATTTCAGAGGAACAGGACTGAACCCAGGGGCCAGAAAGCTGTGGGAGGCAGGGACCTCTCTTCAATGACAAGCTCAAGTGCTGGGCGACTAGCTAAAGGCCTCCAGAGACCTCTCACCCACAAAAAGTAGTCACTAATAACATCATTTAGTAAGgccaaaataagtgaaaaaaccGGACTatacctgaaattcaaataatTCCAAAGGCCTAAAAATTATAAAGTTCAGTAGAACCAGgcattcaagtaaaaaaaaaaaaaaaaaaaaaaaaaaaaaaaatttgtctgaTGAAGAGTTACTGCTGTTATTAAAATCCCTGGCCATGAACTAAAGCCCAGAGCACAGCTGCCATTCTAAGCGAAAGCACAAATCCTGATCCCGTGGTCGGGGAGAAGTGTCAAACTCTGGGCACACCCGAGTACAGCTATCACCGACACCACCGTCCAACAAGCCCCAGCTAGGCCAGCCTTTAAACTACGTGAGCGGCTGCAGCGCAGCACAGAGGAGAACACTCCATGATTTGGGGACATGACCCCAGAAGCAGCTGAGTGGGAGAAGTCCATTTCAGAGCTGCTTCCCATGATGCCCAGAACCTACCTGACAGACATCTGTGTAAAAAAAGATAGGAATGATTTTCTAAAAACCAAAGATTAAAATGGAAGCCATCTTTGGTATGAAACAGCACATTGTAGTTTAGTCATTAAAATGGGGCTATGTTGCCAGGACTAGCAGACTAGCCAACTCCTAAGGTAATAAAACATTCTAACATTCAGGATCTGAATATCTTAAGTGcataagtatttaaaaagacagaagatGCTCCCACAATGCACTACACACAGTATAGCCAGTACGAAATCACTCAATATGAACCAAACAGAGCCCTCCAAGTTGTGACAGCGCCTCACCATTTGTACCCTTGTGCAAACAGTCAATCCCAAGAGCAGGGTTCATCTCTTTCACTTGTCTGGCTCGGACCTCGGTCATAGTCTGGATGGGATTCATGCCACTGTTTTCGGAAAGGGCCATGGGGATGACCTCCAGGGCATCAGCAAAAGCCCGCATGGCATACTGCTCCAAGGTTGGGCACTAGAAGGgtatagggttatggttagtgtgcTGTGCAAAAAACAATTAGCCAGCAAACTTGGAAATGTAGTTAAATCACATCCTTTGAAAACCTAACTCATGAAGAATTCTAAGAATAGGTTAATTTTTAATCTATCAGAATATTTAAATGTCACCACACAGTGAGGAAAAGGTATACATGTGAGAGAAGTCTCAAATCAGCTATTTTGTTATCATATTCAATTAACTTTAAACTTCAAACAACATAACACCACCGCAGAGTTACTGTCAAGGCTGGAATGGCCGAGAATGCCAGTATTTGGTAACTTGTACCTGAGTATGTGGGTGAGACCCACAGACCAGGCGCTGGTCACCCACAGCTATGGTGCCTTGTTTACGTGAGTCCAGGTTCCCCCGCCTTTGCTCTCAGCACCACTGCCTCACCCACCCCAGTCCAGAAATGCCTTAGTCTGTCATGAGCCCCCACAGGCCTTACCTTGTCTGCCTCTTGGCTAACTGCCAAGGCACAGGCTATCTCAGCAGCGCCTCCGCCATACACCACACGGTTATCACGGATGAGGTTCCGGATGACGCACAGGGCATCGTGAAGGGATCGCTTTGCTTCCTCGATGATCTAAGGGAAGACAGCTTTGCCTAAATTACTGTTATCACAATCTGTTTGTTTTAGAGTCAAATActcctacccccccaccccccgccccaattAAAACTGTGCTGGTTAAGAACAAATGGAGATAACAGGCCAGAACATTCATTACCAGGCGGTTTCTATCTTTACCACCCCCCTTTTCTCTGTAATGTAGTTAAAACCAGGCAGAGGCAGCCAGGGACTCATTCTGGGTGTGACACACAACCAAGGGAAGGGGCCAACAAACCCGAAGCTGACCAAGAACCTCACGAGTGTAACAGAGCAGGATGCACTAAGTATCCATTCTCCAACAAGGGAGACATTACCAGCAGTTATGTCCTTAGGCCCTAACTTTCACCAAAGCGACTCAGAGGCCAGGGTGCCTTGCAGAATTAATATTAGGTTGTGGTCTTTGGTTATTTTACAATACagtttggaaaaaacaaaaacaaaaacaaaaaccaacaaacccCAAAACCCCCAAACACACCCATCAAGTATATCTCAGTTAAATATGTTATGGACAAAGCAAATCAGATACCAAGAGCAGAACAAATACCGGACAAAGAAGCAGATTCTCACCATCTTATTTCCTCCTCTGATGAAAACGGTCACAGCCCTGGAGTTCTTACATTGCTCAATGACCAGCATTTTGTCCTTAGTTGTCCCAAAGGAGATCTCTTTTACGAGCCCAGCAAAGCCCAGCTTCTCAGAAGTGAGTTCTGAGAACCGTGGGACAATCCGTCCTCCCGTCGCGATGGCGATCAGCTAGGTGGGGTGGGTGAGGTGGAAAAGGGAAGAGGACACTGGTGAACCCCAATCTTTCTACTTTAGACCGCAGATGAGCTAAGCTCCACCTAGGACCACCTGCTGCATGCAAGTGCTAACCCACACCAGCCCCAAATGGCAAGGTCAACCCCAAAGCCACGTCCAATCAGCATGCTTCTGGAGAGGTGGTGTCGGGTCTGGCCCCATTACCCTGCAACACTCCCCATGGCTCTTAACTGCCTCTACCGACTGGACTGAGCCGTGTGCAGCGGCCTCTCACCAAACCTTGGTAGCAGTGAGGACCAGGGGCCGTGTAAGTCTGGACATGACCACACCTGGGACAACTGCCAGCATGTGGCTGACACAGAAGTAGGCAAGACAGGTCTTCCTGCCTCAGAGAGCCAAGTGGGATGACATATGGAAAGCACTTCTAAGTACCCTGGAACACCCGAAATACACTGCActtttgttagaaaaaaataaatttttacaaataaagatttCAGCACTTTTCTGTCTCCCCACTCCTCTTCCTCTAGTCTATGGAGCCTGGGCACAACGAGGTTACTGAAGGTGAGTGCTATCACAGcagccctcccgcccccccatATGCACAGGCATCGTAGGCTCAGCGCCTGCATTCAGAGCACTCTTCACACGGAGCTTCCTACCTCTATTTCAGGTCCTCCTACCCAGCGAACTGCAGGCAGGTTATTCTGAAGAAGTAAATGATTTGCTTCATCGTCGAAGCCCCATTGGCAAATAGCTAGGTTAGCCCCCGTTTCTttaatctggggaaaaaaaacgcCAATCATGTTAATAAAAGTGTCCCCTGTGCTCGGAAGATGGGATGCACAGTGGGGTGTTTAAGGGGGCGcgttaaaacagaaaagaagaaacaccCAAGGGTCTACTTTCTGTCAGGCCCAAATTCCAAATAATGAACAGGTACCAATGGGAATcacctgaaaattttttttaaagaattatttgagagacagaaagagcatgcAGGCACAAGcacaggaggggaggagagagacctCAAGTGGACTCAGAGCCCAACACGACCCCGACATCAagacctgaacccaaatcaagatGGATActcaactgagccccccaggcgcccctagaacaCCTCAGTTTGTAAACTAAGTTGTAAGAGTCAGTAATTCACACTGAACCCTGTGGTtacagtgaaataaaaacaaagacttgTCAACAAGGCTTAGCACACACCGGGGCCCAGGGTGACAGCTGGGTCTCACCACAAATACCCTTGAGACAATTTCATTCATGTGTTTAACAGAAGCAGCATCTTTGATACACGTCTCTCAACGTGGTTTACTCTCCACTCTCCCGAGTGAGCTATCCTCTGTGGATTAACAGGCGAGGCCCCCAGAGCCGATCCCGCCGCTCACCCCTGCAAATGGCTCAGCCACCTGTCCCGGGAAGGCAACCATGACCCAAACTGTCTGTGCATCTCGCCCTCGGCGGTCGCCTGTGGTAGCCGGGTCACACCCCATGTCCATTACTCCACTGTCTGCACCCAGGCCTCTTCAGTCTTCCATACTGGCTCTCTGAACTCTGTCTGTGAGCAGCCCACTCAATCTGGCACTGCTTCTGGCACATTCCTGCTGTGAACAGCCTGTCCCCTGAAACCAACTTGCCTCAGTTCTCTCTCCTCAAATGGTTAGTTTTTCCCTCCCATGTGCTCAAAATAAGAGGGGTCCTTCTCGGTCCTCACAGCTACTGTCAACATTCCTCTTTGGGCCATTCTCATTTAGAATGTTAGCATCTAGTCCTATTGTTCCCAGGACCCGGTACATCCACCAACACGATCCATCCAACTCCTTTGGCCTGTTAGTTCCTGCCATCTTCTGGCCCAGAGCACCTCGGCTGGCATTTCCACGGCAGCCTTGTAGCCCAGATAATGGGTTTGTATTTACAAACTCCTGCCAGCACACTCCACGCTCTCATTCTTGCTATTCCCTGCATATGCCAACCATGTGTTGCTTCAGGACCTTTGCATATACTGCCCATGGCCACCTTACCtcagcctggaatgctcttcaCAGATACACAGCTCTCTCACTTAAGTCTCTGGCCACATGTCACTGCCTTAGAGaggccttcttttcctttttaaaaagactttactAAAGAGGCTTTCTTCAACCACTGTCCTGAATAGAGCCCCACCCACTTTCTCCTTATTCTGTGCCTCAAGATCAAGAGCTCTGCTTTATTCCTTGCTGTGTCTCAAGTACTTATGACAGTGCCTACAGATCGTgtaggaataaatgaatacaacTACTCCTGTGAAGACAGACATCAAGATAAGTTTCTAACCTGTTATGTTTTAACGTAAGTTATGTTTTAATTGATACCATGTTCATGGAGTGCTGATGCTGTAAATTCCCAAGGGCAGAGTTCCAAAGAGGAGCCACTGTCAGGGTATGCACGCGCAAAATATTAACAGCCAGAGAAGAAGAGACAGGTGTTTATAATACTTTGACTTGTAAGAACAATGAGTTAGAATTACTATAATTGCATTCTAGTTTAATTCTTgttattcagaaaaaataaattcttattacTCAGTAACTCTTTTCCCTACAGGTTGTATTTAGATGTCTGGAACACATGCTAGTGCTAAAGCTATGTTGGAAGTCAGTCCAAACCCTGGGCAAACCCTGGGCATACTAGCTTAGAGGGGTCCAAGGAAAACAAGTGTTGTAAAATCAAAAGCACAGCATAAAGTAACCAGTCCACTCTTTTAGGCACTGTACGCACTTACCATTTTAAGACAAAATCAGATTTCTTTCCTCCTTAAGCCTTTCTGtgccctttgttttcttctgtcaacatttattacttttataactCAAAAGTGAAATAAGGCAGCTCATACTGTTAACACGTTTTCTGTAGTCACATAACGAAGTACTGAGACAATTTAGGTAGCACCATGTGTTATTATCATCCACAGATCTACAGCTAACTGTATCCCTTGAGAGCCTAAATTTTACTAAGAGCTACAGTAAGACTTACTTGTTGAATCATTTCTTCAAACTTCTCTTTTTCGTATTTCTGAAGAGCTTTATAATCTTCTACTGAGGTCACATCCAGCTTATGCttggtctttggttttggtggtTCAAATGGACACGTGAGGATTGCAATCTTAGCATTTTCTACTTGCTGTGAGGAGAAAGAAAACCCTTAATAAGTTGGTgaatttaagaatgaaaaaagttTGAGGTTGAAAGGCACAGACTTACTTTTGGCATCTGTGGATGACTGAAATCCTTGTCCACGATCACACCCTTAATGAGTTTAGTGTCTTCCAGCCTCCCGCCCACTTTGCCTTCCACTTTGATTAGCTCAAAGTCAACGTCTCTACGCTGCATGTCGGCTACGGTGAGGACTGCATTCACGGCGATCTCAGCCATCTGCCGGTGACAGCTGTTAACCCTGGTGAAAACAGAACAAGCCTTTCACATTCCTTGACGACTGCTGTAACCAAAGCAGGGCATGTAATAGGACGTGGTAACTCATATACTTCATAAAGCTAAGGATGCTCAGTGTGCAGAGAGCAATGCCACCAGAACTTGCACTTTCAGCAAGGGGCAG
The Canis aureus isolate CA01 chromosome 31, VMU_Caureus_v.1.0, whole genome shotgun sequence genome window above contains:
- the CCT5 gene encoding T-complex protein 1 subunit epsilon encodes the protein MASVGTLAFDEYGRPFLIIKDQDRKSRLMGLEALKSHIMAAKAVANTMRTSLGPNGLDKMMVDKDGDVTVTNDGATILSMMDVDHQIAKLMVELSKSQDDEIGDGTTGVVVLAGALLEEAEQLLDRGIHPIRIADGYEQAARIAIEHLDKISDSVLVDIKDTEPLIQTAKTTLGSKVVNSCHRQMAEIAVNAVLTVADMQRRDVDFELIKVEGKVGGRLEDTKLIKGVIVDKDFSHPQMPKQVENAKIAILTCPFEPPKPKTKHKLDVTSVEDYKALQKYEKEKFEEMIQQIKETGANLAICQWGFDDEANHLLLQNNLPAVRWVGGPEIELIAIATGGRIVPRFSELTSEKLGFAGLVKEISFGTTKDKMLVIEQCKNSRAVTVFIRGGNKMIIEEAKRSLHDALCVIRNLIRDNRVVYGGGAAEIACALAVSQEADKCPTLEQYAMRAFADALEVIPMALSENSGMNPIQTMTEVRARQVKEMNPALGIDCLHKGTNDMKQQHVIETLIGKKQQISLATQMVRMILKIDDIRKPGESEE